From Passer domesticus isolate bPasDom1 chromosome 20, bPasDom1.hap1, whole genome shotgun sequence, one genomic window encodes:
- the KCNJ2 gene encoding inward rectifier potassium channel 2: MGSVRTNRYSIVSSEEDGMKLSTMAVANGFGNGKGKVHTRQQCRSRFVKKDGHCNVQFINVGEKGQRYLADIFTTCVDIRWRWMLVIFCLTFILSWLFFGCVFWLIALLHGDLENQENSKPCVSQVSSFTAAFLFSIETQTTIGYGFRCVTDECPIAVFMVVFQSIVGCIIDAFIIGAVMAKMAKPKKRNETLVFSHNAVVAMRDGKLCLMWRVGNLRKSHLVEAHVRAQLLKSRITSEGEYIPLDQIDINVGFDSGIDRIFLVSPITIVHEIDEDSPLYDLSKQDMDNADFEIVVILEGMVEATAMTTQCRSSYLANEILWGHRYEPVLFEEKNYYKVDYSRFHKTYEVPNTPICSARDLAEKKYILSNANSFCYENEVALSSKEEDEIDTGVPESMSTDTHPDMEHHNQAGVPLEPRPLRRESEI; encoded by the coding sequence ATGGGCAGCGTGCGAACCAACCGCTACAGCATCGTGTCTTCGGAGGAGGACGGCATGAAGCTGTCCACCATGGCCGTGGCCAACGGCTTCGGCAACGGCAAGGGCAAGGTCCACACCCGGCAGCAGTGCCGGAGCCGCTTCGTCAAGAAGGACGGGCACTGCAACGTCCAGTTCATCAACGTGGGCGAGAAGGGGCAGCGCTACCTGGCCGATATCTTCACCACGTGCGTGGACATCCGCTGGAGGTGGATGCTGGTGATCTTCTGCCTGACTTTCATCCTCTCCTGGCTTTTTTTTGGCTGTGTGTTTTGGTTGATCGCGCTGTTGCACGGGGATCTGGAGAACCAAGAGAACAGCAAGCCTTGCGTGTCTCAGGTGAGCAGCTTCACCGCAGCCTTCCTGTTCTCCATCGAGACCCAGACCACGATCGGCTACGGCTTTAGGTGTGTCACCGACGAGTGTCCCATCGCCGTGTTCATGGTGGTTTTCCAGTCCATCGTGGGCTGCATCATTGATGCCTTCATCATTGGTGCCGTCATGGCAAAGATGGCTAAGCCAAAAAAGAGGAACGAAACTCTGGTCTTCAGCCACAATGCCGTGGTGGCCATGAGGGACGGGAAGCTGTGCCTGATGTGGCGCGTGGGGAACCTGAGGAAAAGCCACTTGGTGGAGGCGCACGTGCGGGCGCAGCTCCTGAAATCCAGGATCACGTCGGAAGGGGAGTACATCCCCCTGGATCAAATCGACATCAACGTGGGCTTTGACAGCGGCATCGACCGCATCTTCCTGGTCTCCCCCATTACAATAGTGCACGAGATAGACGAGGACAGTCCTCTGTATGACCTGAGCAAACAGGACATGGACAATGCTGACTTTGAGATCGTGGTCATCTTGGAGGGCATGGTGGAGGCCACCGCCATGACCACCCAGTGCCGTAGCTCATATCTGGCCAACGAGATCCTCTGGGGCCACCGCTACGAGCCCGTGCTCTTCGAAGAGAAGAACTACTACAAAGTGGACTACTCGAGGTTCCACAAAACGTACGAAGTGCCCAACACACCCATCTGCAGTGCCAGGGACTTAGCGGAGAAGAAATACATCCTCTCCAACGCCAACTCCTTCTGCTACGAGAACGAGGTGGCCCTCAGCAGCAAGGAGGAGGACGAGATCGACACGGGGGTGCCTGAGAGCATGAGCACGGACACCCACCCGGACATGGAGCACCACAACCAGGCGGGGGTGCCCCTGGAGCCGCGGCCGCTGCGGCGGGAGTCGGAGATATGA